TACAGCCCACCATGACGAATATCTGCGTAAGGTTTTAAGGGGGAAGCGGAAGACGGCTGCTGTTTTTGTCCAGGCTGATAAAGTGAAGCGGCAAAAGCCGATATCGATTCCGCCGCGCCATGTTGCTGGTAGTAATCATTCCAGTCTGCTTTTTCAGTTATCGGCGGGAGTGCCACCCAACCGTTTACCGCCAGTGCCGCTTTTTCAGCAGCGATTTTTCCGGTATTACTACCATCAGGTTTGTTGTCATTGTCCGCAGCAAGGATGATTTTGGCGTTCGGCCAGACAGCACGACAAGACCGCGCAACGTGGATCAGATTCCCACTATCTAATGCGCTGATAGCGACACCTTGCATCAGTAACGATGCCGTAATCGCTGTAGCGTAACCTTCGGCAATGATCACCGTGTCCGCGTGTTCGGGTAGGGTACTAACGGGAATGAATGCGCCTTTCTTGCGGCTACCGGCAATCAGCTTTTTCTCGCCATTAGGCTTGATTAGCTGTGCGCCAGTGGCGGTTCCGTCCATGTTTTGCAGCACCAGCAACAGGGAACCATCATTTAAGAGTAGTGAGGGGCGTTGCAGCCCCTTATTCAGTAGATAGTCAGATTGACCGGATACCGCCTTTGCCACCAGCGAATTTACTCGTTCGGTTATTATACGATGATCCGGCTTTTCACTGGCAGGGGTAATGACGGGCAACGGAAGCGCCAGCACCTTGGCGACCTGTTCCGCTGCTTGTCTCGCGCCACACTTATTCACTTTCATCACCAGATCTAGCCCGGTTCCTGCACCGCAGTGAGAACAAAAATAGGTTCCACGACCTTCTTTATCGTCAAAACGGTAGCGGGTATTCCCGCCACAGTTGGGGCATTCACTTTCCTGCCGATTGGTCGAGATGCCTAATCGCTGCAAAATCCCTTCCCAATGGCCGTTGGCTTTTGCCCGCACGTCTTGAATAAACGTGTTGCTCATGCGGCTTCATCCTCCTGCGCACGATGCAGCGCATCAAGCCGTTCGGCAAGAATGAACATCAGGATCTCTTTTGCCTGCGGCTCCCTTAATTCCACGATGGCATAAGCCAACGCACGGCACTGGTCGATCAGTTCTTCCTGTTCCAGCGGTGTGTTATCAAACATGACGCACCTCCTGGACGGGAAGGCGACCAGCAAAGAACAGAATAAAATCAGGCTCAAAATACTGACGAGCGGATCGCTCATTTGGGGCAACAATGGCTTTACGGTGCGGTTTTTCGTGCGGCGCTGTGCGGTAGACCGCCAGAAAGAGAAAGGTGAAATGAGGGTGAAACGGGGTAGGGGTAGCAACCATAGCGGTGGCCTCTTGTACGGGTTTGAAAACCCCACCACTCCGCTGCTAAACAGGGTGGTGGGACGTAACAGGGTTAGCAGACCGGCGTACAAGAAACCGGCGAGCCCGAAGGCTCCCCCATTACGCCCCACCATAATTTGGGCATAACATGGTTTACGGACGTAAAAAAACCGCATGAAACTAAAGCGGTCGTCCGCTTGTACATTCAGGCTGCTAAACCTGGTCGCCGATTTTGCGGCAACGGTGAAACGATAAGCCAGATGCCCCGCCAGCGTCAATACGTTTTGTCTTGGTTTTGCTAAGCGTTGCGCATTTTCCAGAGTGGTAGAAATAGACTCGCTATTGTGTATAAAAAGGGCTATTCCCTGATTTTGGGCGTAACAATGCCCGTTCCAGCCAGCGCCAGATTTTTGGAACATCATATTTTTTGATTCCGATATGCCGCTATCGCGGCAATAAAAATGGATGTGTCGGCTTATGCGGTTTCGGTTTGCTGGTCACGCTCGGCAATACGTTGCCTTAACCAGTCGCTAACTTCATCCTCGAACCAGCCTACGCGCCGTAAGCCAACCCGAAACCCTTTGGGAAATTCTCCGGCATTGATCATTTCCTGAAAGCTGCTGTCCGAGCTAACGCGCAGAATGGCTTTCACTTCTTTCTTTAACAGGATTTTTCTGTCTAACAGGTTCATACGTGCTTATCTCCAATGAAACCGGCGTTGCCCGGTCAGTGCAGATAGTTAAACGGTTTTGTGGGCTAAAGGGTGGTAGGCAATAAAGAGAGTTGGTAAGAGAGAAAATCAAATGAGGTAAAGCATTATGCGAGTTTGGTAACGGCCACCGTCTAACATGGCCGTTATTCTGTCACTGATGCAAATAAGGGCGTTAGCTAACGGGGATAGTCGCCAGTGCTTCCGCAATTAACTTACGGAAAGACTCTGTTTTATCCGGCGTGTTCTCACCAAGCACCGTACCCACTGCCAGCGCTGCATCTTCTGCGAGTTTTTTCTGGTTTAGTTTGTTACCCCATTTATAAACACCGCCGCTTTTACCTTCAAGCGCCTTCGATAAACCAGCGATAAGAAGCAACGCGGTATCACGGTTAGCGAATTCGCCCCAATTTTCTGGTAATGGCGTGTCTTTTTTGGGATCGGAAAAGCCATACCAGGGTGAATCATCGGAAAGTAATTGATTAGCCCACGGCCAGATATCAGCGGCAAGAAATGTGGCATCGTGGATCTGTGTATTGCGATCGATAGTGTCTACATCAATCTGCGTTGTCCAGACATTGGTCGTGTCCCCCCACGCGCTGGTATAAGACGCTCGGATAGGTTTAATGATACCGAATCTTACTGCTTGAAAGATGGTTTGCAGATAACTTTCTATTTCAGATTCTTGGTAATGGGGAACGGAGTCAGGCAGGTAGTCATCGGTACAATAAGTAATAGAAGTATTATCGCCGCTGTCACCAGCCATAACGCTTGCCACCTGATGTGCAGTGACCTCGATCATTCCCCTCATGTGTTTAGGTATTTTCAGCATAGTCCCTCGGCTGGTATATCAAATAGCACAGCCCCGATGTAAAGGGGCTGGTTAACGGTGTGGGTTTCTTTCGGTTTACACCGGATAAGTGCATTTTAGGAGGGCAACTAACAGGAATCAATAAATAACTGTATATAAATACAGTATTAACTATTGGCGATGCGTAATCCTCTGGCTCCTTCCGATGCCATCACTTTTCCTGTTGCGGCTGTTTCTACAAATTCGCCCCACCAGCACATCAATATCTTGCGTTGTTCCAGGTAGGTAGAGCGGTTATAGGCGCGGCGTACCTCGTTGGTGTCTACGTGGGCGAGGGCGGCTTCGATCACATCTGGCGGGAACCCTTCTTCATTGGCGGCGGTACTGAATATGGCGCGTAGGCCGTGGGATACCAGTACGCCTTTGTAACCCATACGGCGCAATGCGGCGTTAGCGGTTTGGCTGTTCATAGGCTGCTTCGGATCTTTACTGGATGGAAACAGATATTCTCGGTGTCCGCTGATGGGCTTCATGGCGTCCAGAATGGCTAATGCCTGAGGGGACAGGGGAATAATGTGATCACGGCGCATCTTCATACGGCCAGCGGGGATTGTCCAGGTGTTATCCGCAAGATTTATTTCACTCCAGCGGGTTTCAGCGGCTTCGGCAGGGCGGGTAACGGTCAGTAGCTGCCATTCAATCAATAAACGAGTTTGTAGCTCGATGCTGGCGACCGATAGCGTTTTCATCAAGCCAGGTAATGCCTCTGGCCGAATGGTCGGCATATGAGTTTTCACCGGCGTCTGAAATGCTTTGCGGATCTTGGCGGCGGGGTTTGCAGGAATCAGCCCGGAGTTAACCGCATAATCCATTACCTCATTAATTCGCTGGATTACCCGCTTGACGGTTTCCAGCTTGCCGCTGGCCTGTATCGGTTCCAGCGCGGTGATGAAGTGACGAGCGGTAAGCTGGGTGATCGGTAGGGTTCCGATGAACGGGAACATGTATTTTTCCAGCGAGCGCCAGATATCTTTAATGGTGTTCTCGGCTAACGGTTGAGACTTTTTTAATTCGTACCAGTCAGCGGAGACTTTCGCGAACGTGTTTAGGTTGATGGCTTGCTCTTGTTCGCGCTGCTGTTGCTGGTGGAATTGTGGATCGATGCCTTTGCTTATCAGCGCCTTTGCCACTTCACGCCGTTGTCGGGCTTCTGCCAAAGAAACCGCAGGGAATGAACCAAAGCTGATTAATGCACGTTTCTTTGTATCGGGGCGGTAATAGTTAAAACGCCAGATTTTAGAACCGCTCGGTTTCACCAGAAGATACAACCCATCTCCGTCCTGTAGCGTGTATTCCTTCTCGGCAGGTTTGGCGGCTTTGATCTCGGTATTG
The nucleotide sequence above comes from Pectobacterium brasiliense. Encoded proteins:
- a CDS encoding helix-turn-helix transcriptional regulator translates to MNLLDRKILLKKEVKAILRVSSDSSFQEMINAGEFPKGFRVGLRRVGWFEDEVSDWLRQRIAERDQQTETA
- a CDS encoding integrase domain-containing protein codes for the protein MARITTPLTNTEIKAAKPAEKEYTLQDGDGLYLLVKPSGSKIWRFNYYRPDTKKRALISFGSFPAVSLAEARQRREVAKALISKGIDPQFHQQQQREQEQAINLNTFAKVSADWYELKKSQPLAENTIKDIWRSLEKYMFPFIGTLPITQLTARHFITALEPIQASGKLETVKRVIQRINEVMDYAVNSGLIPANPAAKIRKAFQTPVKTHMPTIRPEALPGLMKTLSVASIELQTRLLIEWQLLTVTRPAEAAETRWSEINLADNTWTIPAGRMKMRRDHIIPLSPQALAILDAMKPISGHREYLFPSSKDPKQPMNSQTANAALRRMGYKGVLVSHGLRAIFSTAANEEGFPPDVIEAALAHVDTNEVRRAYNRSTYLEQRKILMCWWGEFVETAATGKVMASEGARGLRIANS